A region from the Lolium perenne isolate Kyuss_39 chromosome 4, Kyuss_2.0, whole genome shotgun sequence genome encodes:
- the LOC127326893 gene encoding uncharacterized protein isoform X4: MASSVPDNVLVMPHDVASYGESIGPVDYGCVRRYRHRRLLTFLWLHGFRDALRGLLNETDALMSVEHLSRLVQQGLWDDAVSYVSRFLRPVTHPQSDEAQVLIHFLRHHRAFAGMVAGEKNRDIKYFNYKYNSRYLKHDDSVSHDALRLRSIVLSLLHSERVRASLDWERVRHKASLIVQDLAYKAPELKDLALFPAGSMMPHDVLPIGFRYRRRRYVKEQDLPGSKTLTKIFLKIKKRLPSSTCSHELNSGLTDKTRKWLVDILDESLQAGSLELQSSGKEGVPRATVSHTMLNTLTDLTRNSVSGTSSLANAGAPVASISQTANLTSHAGNSGISAVINESVKD, from the exons ATGGCGAGCTCCGTCCCCGATAACGTTTTGGTCATGCCCCATGACGTCGCCTCGTACGGCGAGTCCATTGGCCCCGTCGACTACGGCTGCGTGCGGCGGTACCGCCACCGCCGGCTCCTCACCTTCCTCTGGCTCCACGGCTTCCGCGACGCGCTCCGAGG GCTGCTCAACGAGACGGACGCGCTCATGAGCGTCGAACACCTGTCGCGCCTCGTGCAGCAGGGCCTGTGGGACGACGCCGTCAGCTACGTTTCGCGCTTCCTGCGACCGGTCACGCACCCGCAGAGCGACGAGGCCCAGGTGCTCATCCACTTCCTCAGGCACCACAGGGCCttcgccggcatggtcgccggcgAGAAAAACCGCGATATCAAGTACTTCAACTACAAGTACAACTCACGGTACCTCAAGCATGACGACTCCGTCTCCCACGACGCCCTCAGGCTCCGTTCCATCGTCCTCTCCCTTCTCCACTCCGAACGAGTCAG GGCCTCACTGGACTGGGAGCGCGTTCGTCACAAGGCCTCTCTCATCGTCCAAGACTTGGCTTATAAGGCTCCTGAGCTCAAAGACCTGGCCCTGTTCCCGGCTGGATCAATGATGCCACACGATGTACTTCCCATCGGATTCAG ATACCGTCGGAGGCGCTACGTCAAGGAACAAGACCTGCCAGGATCTAAAACTCTGACCAAGATCTTCCTTAAGATCAAGAAGAG GCTACCATCGTCAACTTGCAGTCACGAGTTAAACAGTG GATTGACAGACAAGACAAGGAAGTGGCTGGTAGATATTCTTG ATGAAAGTTTACAAGCTGGTAGTCTGGAACTTCAATCAAGTGGGAAGGAAG GTGTTCCACGTGCTACAGTATCGCACACCATGTTGAATACCTTGACAGATCTTACTAGAAACTCTGTGTCTGGGACCTCTTCACTGGCAAATGCAG GTGCTCCTGTTGCTTCAATCTCACAGACTGCGAACTTGACAAGTCATGCTGGAAACTCTGGGATCTCGGCAGTGATAAATGAAA
- the LOC127326893 gene encoding uncharacterized protein isoform X2, with protein sequence MASSVPDNVLVMPHDVASYGESIGPVDYGCVRRYRHRRLLTFLWLHGFRDALRGLLNETDALMSVEHLSRLVQQGLWDDAVSYVSRFLRPVTHPQSDEAQVLIHFLRHHRAFAGMVAGEKNRDIKYFNYKYNSRYLKHDDSVSHDALRLRSIVLSLLHSERVRASLDWERVRHKASLIVQDLAYKAPELKDLALFPAGSMMPHDVLPIGFRYRRRRYVKEQDLPGSKTLTKIFLKIKKRLPSSTCSHELNSGLTDKTRKWLVDILDESLQAGSLELQSSGKEGVPRATVSHTMLNTLTDLTRNSVSGTSSLANADPPVAPILQPMPCTLTVPDKISGAPVASISQTANLTSHAGNSGISAVINESVKD encoded by the exons ATGGCGAGCTCCGTCCCCGATAACGTTTTGGTCATGCCCCATGACGTCGCCTCGTACGGCGAGTCCATTGGCCCCGTCGACTACGGCTGCGTGCGGCGGTACCGCCACCGCCGGCTCCTCACCTTCCTCTGGCTCCACGGCTTCCGCGACGCGCTCCGAGG GCTGCTCAACGAGACGGACGCGCTCATGAGCGTCGAACACCTGTCGCGCCTCGTGCAGCAGGGCCTGTGGGACGACGCCGTCAGCTACGTTTCGCGCTTCCTGCGACCGGTCACGCACCCGCAGAGCGACGAGGCCCAGGTGCTCATCCACTTCCTCAGGCACCACAGGGCCttcgccggcatggtcgccggcgAGAAAAACCGCGATATCAAGTACTTCAACTACAAGTACAACTCACGGTACCTCAAGCATGACGACTCCGTCTCCCACGACGCCCTCAGGCTCCGTTCCATCGTCCTCTCCCTTCTCCACTCCGAACGAGTCAG GGCCTCACTGGACTGGGAGCGCGTTCGTCACAAGGCCTCTCTCATCGTCCAAGACTTGGCTTATAAGGCTCCTGAGCTCAAAGACCTGGCCCTGTTCCCGGCTGGATCAATGATGCCACACGATGTACTTCCCATCGGATTCAG ATACCGTCGGAGGCGCTACGTCAAGGAACAAGACCTGCCAGGATCTAAAACTCTGACCAAGATCTTCCTTAAGATCAAGAAGAG GCTACCATCGTCAACTTGCAGTCACGAGTTAAACAGTG GATTGACAGACAAGACAAGGAAGTGGCTGGTAGATATTCTTG ATGAAAGTTTACAAGCTGGTAGTCTGGAACTTCAATCAAGTGGGAAGGAAG GTGTTCCACGTGCTACAGTATCGCACACCATGTTGAATACCTTGACAGATCTTACTAGAAACTCTGTGTCTGGGACCTCTTCACTGGCAAATGCAG ATCCTCCTGTTGCTCCAATTTTGCAGCCTATGCCTTGTACATTGACAGTTCCTGATAAAATATCTG GTGCTCCTGTTGCTTCAATCTCACAGACTGCGAACTTGACAAGTCATGCTGGAAACTCTGGGATCTCGGCAGTGATAAATGAAA
- the LOC127326893 gene encoding uncharacterized protein isoform X3, producing MASSVPDNVLVMPHDVASYGESIGPVDYGCVRRYRHRRLLTFLWLHGFRDALRGLLNETDALMSVEHLSRLVQQGLWDDAVSYVSRFLRPVTHPQSDEAQVLIHFLRHHRAFAGMVAGEKNRDIKYFNYKYNSRYLKHDDSVSHDALRLRSIVLSLLHSERVRASLDWERVRHKASLIVQDLAYKAPELKDLALFPAGSMMPHDVLPIGFRYRRRRYVKEQDLPGSKTLTKIFLKIKKRLPSSTCSHELNSGLTDKTRKWLVDILDESLQAGSLELQSSGKEGVPRATVSHTMLNTLTDLTRNSVSGTSSLANAGAPVASISQTANLTSHAGNSGISAVINERASKLLSSENSNLRNRSRTEEIIL from the exons ATGGCGAGCTCCGTCCCCGATAACGTTTTGGTCATGCCCCATGACGTCGCCTCGTACGGCGAGTCCATTGGCCCCGTCGACTACGGCTGCGTGCGGCGGTACCGCCACCGCCGGCTCCTCACCTTCCTCTGGCTCCACGGCTTCCGCGACGCGCTCCGAGG GCTGCTCAACGAGACGGACGCGCTCATGAGCGTCGAACACCTGTCGCGCCTCGTGCAGCAGGGCCTGTGGGACGACGCCGTCAGCTACGTTTCGCGCTTCCTGCGACCGGTCACGCACCCGCAGAGCGACGAGGCCCAGGTGCTCATCCACTTCCTCAGGCACCACAGGGCCttcgccggcatggtcgccggcgAGAAAAACCGCGATATCAAGTACTTCAACTACAAGTACAACTCACGGTACCTCAAGCATGACGACTCCGTCTCCCACGACGCCCTCAGGCTCCGTTCCATCGTCCTCTCCCTTCTCCACTCCGAACGAGTCAG GGCCTCACTGGACTGGGAGCGCGTTCGTCACAAGGCCTCTCTCATCGTCCAAGACTTGGCTTATAAGGCTCCTGAGCTCAAAGACCTGGCCCTGTTCCCGGCTGGATCAATGATGCCACACGATGTACTTCCCATCGGATTCAG ATACCGTCGGAGGCGCTACGTCAAGGAACAAGACCTGCCAGGATCTAAAACTCTGACCAAGATCTTCCTTAAGATCAAGAAGAG GCTACCATCGTCAACTTGCAGTCACGAGTTAAACAGTG GATTGACAGACAAGACAAGGAAGTGGCTGGTAGATATTCTTG ATGAAAGTTTACAAGCTGGTAGTCTGGAACTTCAATCAAGTGGGAAGGAAG GTGTTCCACGTGCTACAGTATCGCACACCATGTTGAATACCTTGACAGATCTTACTAGAAACTCTGTGTCTGGGACCTCTTCACTGGCAAATGCAG GTGCTCCTGTTGCTTCAATCTCACAGACTGCGAACTTGACAAGTCATGCTGGAAACTCTGGGATCTCGGCAGTGATAAATGAAA
- the LOC127326893 gene encoding uncharacterized protein isoform X1 translates to MASSVPDNVLVMPHDVASYGESIGPVDYGCVRRYRHRRLLTFLWLHGFRDALRGLLNETDALMSVEHLSRLVQQGLWDDAVSYVSRFLRPVTHPQSDEAQVLIHFLRHHRAFAGMVAGEKNRDIKYFNYKYNSRYLKHDDSVSHDALRLRSIVLSLLHSERVRASLDWERVRHKASLIVQDLAYKAPELKDLALFPAGSMMPHDVLPIGFRYRRRRYVKEQDLPGSKTLTKIFLKIKKRLPSSTCSHELNSGLTDKTRKWLVDILDESLQAGSLELQSSGKEGVPRATVSHTMLNTLTDLTRNSVSGTSSLANADPPVAPILQPMPCTLTVPDKISGAPVASISQTANLTSHAGNSGISAVINERASKLLSSENSNLRNRSRTEEIIL, encoded by the exons ATGGCGAGCTCCGTCCCCGATAACGTTTTGGTCATGCCCCATGACGTCGCCTCGTACGGCGAGTCCATTGGCCCCGTCGACTACGGCTGCGTGCGGCGGTACCGCCACCGCCGGCTCCTCACCTTCCTCTGGCTCCACGGCTTCCGCGACGCGCTCCGAGG GCTGCTCAACGAGACGGACGCGCTCATGAGCGTCGAACACCTGTCGCGCCTCGTGCAGCAGGGCCTGTGGGACGACGCCGTCAGCTACGTTTCGCGCTTCCTGCGACCGGTCACGCACCCGCAGAGCGACGAGGCCCAGGTGCTCATCCACTTCCTCAGGCACCACAGGGCCttcgccggcatggtcgccggcgAGAAAAACCGCGATATCAAGTACTTCAACTACAAGTACAACTCACGGTACCTCAAGCATGACGACTCCGTCTCCCACGACGCCCTCAGGCTCCGTTCCATCGTCCTCTCCCTTCTCCACTCCGAACGAGTCAG GGCCTCACTGGACTGGGAGCGCGTTCGTCACAAGGCCTCTCTCATCGTCCAAGACTTGGCTTATAAGGCTCCTGAGCTCAAAGACCTGGCCCTGTTCCCGGCTGGATCAATGATGCCACACGATGTACTTCCCATCGGATTCAG ATACCGTCGGAGGCGCTACGTCAAGGAACAAGACCTGCCAGGATCTAAAACTCTGACCAAGATCTTCCTTAAGATCAAGAAGAG GCTACCATCGTCAACTTGCAGTCACGAGTTAAACAGTG GATTGACAGACAAGACAAGGAAGTGGCTGGTAGATATTCTTG ATGAAAGTTTACAAGCTGGTAGTCTGGAACTTCAATCAAGTGGGAAGGAAG GTGTTCCACGTGCTACAGTATCGCACACCATGTTGAATACCTTGACAGATCTTACTAGAAACTCTGTGTCTGGGACCTCTTCACTGGCAAATGCAG ATCCTCCTGTTGCTCCAATTTTGCAGCCTATGCCTTGTACATTGACAGTTCCTGATAAAATATCTG GTGCTCCTGTTGCTTCAATCTCACAGACTGCGAACTTGACAAGTCATGCTGGAAACTCTGGGATCTCGGCAGTGATAAATGAAA